A part of Desulfonatronovibrio magnus genomic DNA contains:
- a CDS encoding PTS sugar transporter subunit IIA — MNLTEYLDKDQIIADLASATKTEVLAELISPLTAAYPFLDKQKIFEVLLFRENLGTTGIGDAVAIPHGKLDNLDKVLLVVGRSLQGVDFASLDHKLVNIFFLVLAPEKSAGKHLKILAYISRLLQDQSFKESFMSASDRDDLWNLITRR; from the coding sequence ATGAACCTTACTGAGTATTTAGATAAAGACCAGATTATTGCCGACCTGGCTTCAGCAACCAAAACCGAAGTTCTGGCTGAGCTTATCAGCCCCTTAACGGCAGCTTACCCCTTTCTGGATAAGCAGAAGATTTTTGAGGTTTTGCTGTTTCGAGAAAATCTTGGTACCACCGGTATTGGAGATGCAGTAGCCATACCCCATGGAAAGCTTGACAACCTGGACAAAGTGCTTCTTGTGGTGGGCAGAAGTTTGCAAGGGGTTGATTTTGCTTCCCTTGATCACAAGCTGGTCAATATTTTTTTTCTGGTACTTGCTCCGGAGAAAAGTGCAGGCAAGCACCTGAAGATACTTGCCTATATTTCCAGGCTTCTTCAGGATCAGTCTTTTAAGGAGTCATTTATGAGTGCCTCAGACAGGGATGATTTATGGAATCTGATAACCAGACGTTGA
- the rapZ gene encoding RNase adapter RapZ has protein sequence MESDNQTLRSQTAESAGSGCYPLIIVTGLSGAGKSTALNVFEDLGFFTVDGLPVSLVPSVLNLFAGENPKNYRGLALGMDLRQPDFAEEWIKVRERLSGVNLCTQIIFLEASEDILVRRYATTRRPHPLESGSYGLDQALEMEKAILNAIRGDAHLVVDTSGFSIHDLRRTIQEKWEYFDQSFAGMRIHLISFGFKYGVPSEADMVFDLRFLPNPYFDTDLRPLSGKDKVIADYVLSQGAGARFILRTTDYLSFLVPMFVDEGRYRLTMAFGCTGGRHRSVAVVERIAAFLKDQGYLISTEHRHFNLG, from the coding sequence ATGGAATCTGATAACCAGACGTTGAGATCTCAGACAGCAGAATCAGCGGGTAGTGGTTGCTACCCGCTGATTATTGTCACAGGGCTTTCCGGTGCAGGCAAAAGTACAGCTCTTAATGTGTTTGAGGATCTGGGTTTTTTTACTGTTGACGGCTTGCCCGTCAGTCTTGTGCCTTCTGTTCTGAACCTTTTTGCCGGTGAGAACCCTAAAAACTATCGTGGTCTGGCCCTGGGCATGGATTTGCGGCAGCCTGATTTTGCTGAGGAATGGATAAAGGTCAGGGAGCGGCTTTCAGGTGTAAATTTATGTACGCAGATAATTTTCCTTGAAGCCTCGGAGGATATTCTGGTGCGCAGATATGCCACCACGAGGCGCCCCCATCCCTTAGAATCAGGCAGTTACGGCCTTGATCAGGCTTTGGAGATGGAAAAGGCAATTCTAAATGCCATTCGCGGTGATGCCCATCTTGTGGTGGATACTTCCGGATTTTCAATTCATGATCTCAGAAGAACTATTCAGGAAAAATGGGAGTACTTTGATCAATCCTTTGCAGGTATGCGCATTCACTTGATTTCTTTTGGATTCAAATACGGGGTACCTTCTGAAGCAGACATGGTCTTTGACCTCAGGTTTTTACCCAATCCCTATTTTGATACTGACCTCCGGCCCTTGTCCGGAAAGGACAAGGTCATAGCCGATTATGTTCTAAGTCAAGGTGCTGGTGCACGATTTATATTGAGAACTACAGACTACCTGTCCTTTCTCGTACCCATGTTTGTGGATGAAGGCCGCTATCGTCTGACCATGGCCTTCGGATGCACCGGAGGACGTCACAGGTCGGTTGCAGTAGTCGAACGGATAGCAGCTTTTTTAAAAGATCAGGGGTACCTGATTTCAACAGAACATCGACACTTTAATCTGGGATGA
- a CDS encoding PTS sugar transporter subunit IIA: MIGIIVVTHGDFGQSLLNAASMIMGDDDNCHFLGVDVTRPMNEIIEELKSRVAEMDQGQGVLILTDMFGGTPTNISLSLLNPGSIEVITGVNLPMLLKALGGRTKKIEDLAQEIKGAGKQGILVAGEVLKRKIPDTQKKA, translated from the coding sequence ATGATTGGAATTATTGTTGTTACTCATGGGGATTTCGGCCAGAGTCTCTTGAACGCGGCTTCCATGATCATGGGAGATGATGACAATTGTCATTTTCTGGGAGTGGATGTCACCCGTCCAATGAATGAAATCATTGAAGAGCTCAAGTCCAGGGTGGCTGAGATGGATCAGGGGCAAGGCGTTTTGATTCTGACAGATATGTTTGGTGGGACTCCCACTAACATAAGTCTTTCCCTTTTAAATCCCGGCAGTATTGAAGTCATAACCGGGGTCAACCTGCCAATGCTTTTAAAGGCTCTCGGCGGCAGGACAAAGAAAATTGAAGATCTGGCTCAGGAAATAAAAGGTGCAGGCAAGCAGGGCATTCTCGTTGCAGGAGAAGTGCTGAAACGAAAAATTCCTGACACGCAGAAAAAGGCATAA
- a CDS encoding PTS sugar transporter subunit IIB yields MFWVRVDNRLIHGQVIETWLPFAGSKNLLVVNDELASDVIRQEIMGLAVPSGIEIFFSPVNECVEVVRKKFKNRLSSVFVLFARCSDARQAFEKGLVFDSLNIGNIHYGPGKKQVCAHIALSKDDCSCLNFFSRKGVGLDFRCVPHKHIQVDQW; encoded by the coding sequence ATGTTCTGGGTAAGAGTTGATAATCGCCTGATTCATGGTCAGGTTATTGAAACCTGGCTTCCTTTTGCAGGCAGCAAGAACCTGCTGGTTGTCAACGATGAACTGGCCTCGGATGTTATCAGACAGGAAATCATGGGACTGGCTGTGCCAAGTGGCATTGAAATTTTTTTCAGTCCTGTTAATGAGTGTGTAGAGGTGGTGCGTAAAAAGTTTAAAAACAGGCTTTCATCTGTTTTTGTGCTTTTTGCCAGATGTTCCGATGCCAGGCAGGCCTTTGAAAAGGGTCTTGTGTTTGATTCTTTGAATATTGGAAATATCCACTATGGTCCAGGCAAAAAACAGGTGTGTGCACACATTGCTCTCAGTAAGGATGATTGTTCCTGTTTGAATTTTTTTTCCAGAAAAGGCGTGGGCTTAGATTTTCGTTGTGTGCCACATAAGCATATTCAGGTAGATCAATGGTAG
- a CDS encoding PTS sugar transporter subunit IIC yields MGHHGWQFFFALLSLTRLSLYLGLLDRPLVAGFLISILTGDIFPAMYIAVFFELLWLDRIPTGTFIPPNSLFCTVSTILMVQTFGLSHTSQIFPIMVITIPVAYFCSWLESAHRITQNRNYNIILQQSRKTAARYKPGIMIGKALLQMFCLYLLVGITGMYVMFLIIDRGIALLPMDEALAWPHLILLAAISALAALRVKKAYISLVIVITGVTTWFFWQTMV; encoded by the coding sequence TTGGGTCATCATGGCTGGCAGTTTTTTTTTGCCCTGCTTTCCCTGACCAGGCTCAGTCTGTATCTTGGTTTGCTGGACAGGCCGCTGGTGGCTGGTTTCCTGATTTCCATCCTTACTGGTGATATCTTTCCGGCCATGTACATCGCTGTTTTTTTCGAGCTCCTCTGGCTGGACAGAATTCCAACCGGCACTTTTATCCCTCCCAACTCCCTGTTTTGTACTGTCTCAACTATCCTCATGGTTCAAACCTTTGGTCTTAGCCACACTTCACAGATTTTTCCCATCATGGTCATTACTATTCCTGTAGCATATTTTTGTTCATGGTTGGAAAGCGCGCATAGAATAACCCAGAATAGAAACTATAATATCATTTTGCAGCAGAGCAGGAAAACTGCGGCACGCTATAAGCCTGGCATCATGATCGGCAAGGCTCTGCTTCAAATGTTCTGCCTTTATCTTTTGGTCGGCATCACAGGCATGTACGTAATGTTCCTGATTATTGACAGAGGGATCGCACTTTTACCCATGGATGAAGCTCTGGCCTGGCCACACCTGATACTTCTGGCAGCTATCAGCGCTCTTGCTGCCTTGCGGGTAAAAAAAGCCTATATTTCACTGGTAATTGTCATTACGGGAGTTACGACCTGGTTTTTCTGGCAGACTATGGTATAG
- a CDS encoding transposase, with product MKLNTYEHLIKSHNSAKKFLLKFCWKNHQRYCPRCSCRKVYSLESGRRRCSKCGYTFHDFSRRFLNFARLSPRQWLRFIKLFELEVDPEMMSSQLNLSYNSIRKTLNISRLSLLAGSLDGPLIIRNFNLVSLLRGESSPAIPSPVLGILPLQDKVYIDFLWDIDLETLLHFKLNFHLQTRHMGRIVYTAPYKKYLSLVAWDDGLMARHKKGKLSDKLPIETDRWFWAYSKPKLERFRTVNPLRFLLYLKELEFRFNHRTLDMFPVLCAHLCEFVPDLE from the coding sequence ATGAAGCTAAATACCTATGAACATTTAATAAAATCGCATAATTCAGCAAAAAAATTTTTGTTGAAATTTTGCTGGAAAAACCACCAGAGATATTGCCCCAGATGCTCCTGTCGAAAGGTTTACAGTTTGGAGTCTGGCAGACGACGCTGTTCCAAGTGCGGATACACTTTTCACGACTTCAGTCGCAGATTTTTGAATTTTGCCAGGCTCTCCCCAAGACAATGGCTCAGATTTATCAAGCTGTTTGAGCTTGAAGTGGATCCTGAGATGATGTCTTCTCAGCTGAACTTGAGCTATAACTCCATCCGCAAAACACTCAATATCTCACGACTTTCTCTTCTCGCAGGATCCTTGGATGGTCCGCTCATCATCCGTAACTTTAATCTTGTGTCCCTTCTTCGCGGAGAGTCCTCTCCAGCCATCCCTTCTCCGGTTCTGGGTATCCTGCCCCTGCAGGACAAGGTATATATAGATTTTCTCTGGGATATCGATCTTGAGACACTGCTGCATTTCAAGCTGAACTTTCACTTGCAGACAAGGCATATGGGGCGCATTGTCTATACTGCTCCCTACAAGAAGTATTTAAGCTTGGTAGCCTGGGATGACGGGTTGATGGCAAGGCATAAAAAAGGGAAACTATCGGACAAGCTACCCATTGAAACAGACCGATGGTTCTGGGCCTATTCCAAGCCCAAGCTTGAAAGGTTCAGGACGGTCAACCCCTTGAGGTTTCTGCTTTACCTGAAAGAGCTTGAGTTCAGATTCAATCATCGCACTCTGGATATGTTTCCTGTGCTGTGTGCCCATCTATGTGAGTTTGTGCCAGATCTTGAATAA
- the fdnG gene encoding formate dehydrogenase-N subunit alpha, which produces MKLGRREFIQLSATATAVTAFGGLGFNLKPMEAEAQLLPISWAKESTTICCYCSVGCGLIVHTAKEGPGRIINTEGDPDHPINEGTLCAKGASVYQLAENDQRVTTVLYRAPKSAKWEEKSWDWALDRIARKIKDTRDQTFTEKNDQGQEVNRCNGIASAGSAALDNEELWPYQAMLRSLGLIYIEHQARIUHSATVAALAESFGRGAMTNHWIDLKNSDCILMMGSNPAENHPVSFKWVLKAKDKGAKLIHVDPRYTRTTTQSHLYVPLRSGSDLAFLGGMVKYILDNDHYFKDYVVNYTNASFLVGRKFSFNDGLFSGFDPRTSTYDKSYWAFDTDSKGVPKRDNSLKNERCVFNLLKKHFERYDLETVSQVTGTSKEELLSVYQAYTETRQPDKAGTIMYAMGWTQHTTGVQIIRTMSIVQLLLGNMGVAGGGVNALRGESNVQGSTDQALLYHIIPGYNPAPRANMPTLSDYNKATTPQSNDPKSANWWQNRPKYIASLLKAMYPETDLAQAYRFMPKLDVGQDASFLVMFDEMLKGNLKGFLCWGQNLAGCLSDSNKNREAMTKLDWMVVVNIFHNETSSFWKGPGMNPEEIDTEVFFLPCAVFMEKEGSITNSGRWMQWRYEAAKPLGNTWHDGDIMYALAERLKTLYRRDGGQYPEPLLSLNTKQWVDDTGHFDPHKVAKLINGYFLKDTTIGNTVYKAGTQVPSFAMLQDDGSTCSGNWIYCGSYTEQGNMAARRDKTQTDMQANIGLFPNWSWAWPVNRRIIYNRASCDPTGKPYAPEKAVVSWDGSAWQGDVPDGGWKPGEKHPFIMRPQGLGQIFGPGLNDGPFPEYYEPLECPFEEHPFSSVLHNPTALTFEMDKIASCDPRYPFVCSTYRVTEHWQTGLMTRWTPWLLEAEPQNFVELSPELAVLRGIENGDMCIVETVRGQIEAVAIVTKRVKPFQVMGQTIHQIGVPFHYGWVHPKYGGDSANLLTPSVGDPNTSIPQTKAFMANVRKK; this is translated from the coding sequence ATGAAATTAGGCCGAAGAGAATTCATCCAACTGTCGGCTACAGCCACTGCTGTAACCGCATTTGGCGGACTGGGCTTCAATCTTAAGCCCATGGAAGCCGAAGCTCAATTGCTGCCCATAAGCTGGGCCAAGGAAAGCACCACCATCTGCTGCTACTGTTCAGTGGGTTGTGGGCTTATAGTACACACCGCAAAAGAAGGTCCAGGACGCATCATCAATACAGAAGGTGACCCGGACCATCCCATCAATGAAGGCACGCTCTGCGCCAAAGGTGCATCAGTTTATCAATTGGCAGAAAATGACCAGCGCGTAACCACAGTCCTTTACAGAGCTCCCAAAAGCGCTAAATGGGAAGAAAAATCCTGGGACTGGGCTCTTGACCGCATTGCCAGAAAAATCAAAGACACCCGCGACCAGACTTTTACTGAGAAAAATGATCAGGGCCAGGAAGTTAATCGCTGTAACGGCATCGCTTCAGCTGGATCTGCAGCCTTGGATAACGAAGAATTGTGGCCATACCAGGCCATGCTCAGATCTCTTGGTCTAATTTATATTGAGCACCAGGCGCGGATTTGACACAGCGCAACAGTTGCGGCTCTGGCAGAGTCGTTCGGACGCGGTGCAATGACCAATCACTGGATTGACTTAAAAAACAGTGACTGTATTTTAATGATGGGCAGTAATCCTGCTGAAAATCATCCTGTATCTTTCAAGTGGGTGCTCAAGGCCAAAGACAAGGGTGCAAAGCTGATCCATGTGGATCCAAGGTATACCAGGACTACAACTCAGTCACATCTGTATGTACCTCTAAGATCAGGCTCCGACCTGGCCTTCTTGGGGGGCATGGTTAAGTATATCTTAGATAATGATCACTACTTCAAAGATTATGTTGTCAATTATACTAACGCATCTTTTCTTGTAGGCCGAAAATTCAGCTTTAATGATGGACTGTTTTCAGGTTTTGATCCCAGAACATCTACTTACGACAAGTCATACTGGGCTTTTGACACCGACAGCAAGGGTGTGCCAAAAAGAGACAACTCTCTTAAAAATGAGCGATGTGTTTTTAATCTTCTGAAAAAACATTTTGAGCGTTATGATCTGGAGACTGTCTCCCAGGTAACAGGCACTTCAAAAGAAGAACTGCTTAGCGTGTATCAGGCCTATACTGAAACCAGACAGCCTGACAAGGCCGGAACCATCATGTACGCCATGGGCTGGACCCAGCATACTACAGGCGTGCAGATTATCAGGACCATGAGTATTGTGCAGCTTCTGCTGGGCAACATGGGCGTAGCTGGAGGCGGGGTCAATGCCTTGCGCGGTGAGTCCAATGTACAGGGCTCTACAGATCAGGCCCTGCTGTATCATATCATCCCAGGCTATAATCCTGCTCCCCGGGCAAATATGCCCACTCTAAGCGATTACAACAAGGCGACCACACCTCAAAGCAATGATCCCAAAAGTGCCAATTGGTGGCAGAACAGGCCTAAATACATAGCCAGCCTGCTCAAGGCCATGTATCCAGAGACTGATCTTGCTCAGGCGTACAGATTCATGCCCAAACTGGATGTTGGTCAGGACGCATCATTTCTGGTGATGTTTGATGAAATGCTTAAGGGTAACCTTAAAGGCTTTCTGTGCTGGGGCCAGAATCTTGCCGGATGCTTGTCTGATTCCAATAAAAACCGGGAAGCCATGACCAAGCTGGACTGGATGGTTGTTGTCAATATATTCCACAATGAAACATCATCATTCTGGAAAGGACCAGGTATGAACCCTGAGGAAATTGACACTGAAGTCTTTTTCCTGCCGTGTGCTGTATTTATGGAAAAGGAAGGTTCCATTACCAATTCAGGACGCTGGATGCAATGGAGATATGAAGCTGCAAAACCGCTGGGCAACACTTGGCATGATGGAGATATCATGTATGCCCTGGCGGAAAGGCTGAAAACTTTGTACCGCAGGGATGGAGGCCAGTATCCGGAACCACTGTTAAGTCTTAATACCAAACAATGGGTTGATGACACCGGACACTTTGATCCACATAAAGTTGCCAAGCTCATCAATGGTTACTTTCTGAAGGATACCACCATAGGCAATACTGTATACAAAGCAGGTACTCAGGTGCCAAGTTTTGCCATGCTGCAGGACGATGGGTCCACCTGTTCCGGCAACTGGATATACTGCGGTTCCTATACAGAGCAGGGCAATATGGCTGCCAGACGCGATAAAACACAGACAGACATGCAGGCTAACATTGGACTGTTTCCCAATTGGTCATGGGCCTGGCCTGTTAATCGAAGAATCATTTATAACCGTGCATCGTGTGACCCAACTGGTAAGCCCTATGCTCCTGAGAAAGCAGTTGTATCCTGGGATGGTTCAGCGTGGCAGGGTGATGTCCCTGACGGTGGATGGAAACCAGGTGAAAAACATCCTTTTATCATGCGCCCTCAAGGACTTGGGCAGATATTCGGACCCGGCCTTAATGATGGTCCTTTTCCGGAATATTATGAGCCGCTGGAATGTCCTTTTGAAGAGCATCCTTTTTCCAGTGTGCTGCATAATCCCACTGCGCTTACTTTTGAGATGGATAAAATTGCAAGTTGCGATCCGAGATATCCATTTGTCTGCTCAACATACCGGGTAACAGAACACTGGCAGACTGGATTGATGACCCGCTGGACACCCTGGCTGCTTGAGGCTGAGCCGCAGAACTTTGTAGAGTTGAGTCCGGAACTGGCAGTGCTGCGGGGTATTGAAAACGGTGATATGTGTATTGTGGAAACTGTACGTGGCCAGATAGAGGCTGTGGCCATAGTCACAAAAAGGGTTAAACCCTTCCAGGTAATGGGACAGACCATTCATCAGATAGGAGTGCCTTTTCATTATGGATGGGTGCATCCAAAGTACGGAGGTGACTCAGCCAACCTGCTTACACCTTCTGTTGGTGATCCCAATACCAGTATTCCCCAGACCAAGGCCTTCATGGCAAATGTGCGAAAAAAGTAA
- a CDS encoding 4Fe-4S dicluster domain-containing protein, whose amino-acid sequence MDGKGFFIDLTKCTACRGCQVACKQWHKLPAEETRNWGSHQNPRDLSFITYKLVFMKEIEENDKLKNWLFFPDQCRHCLSPPCKMVGDMDDEKAILEDWNTGAILFTQRTQNLFFDEIRNSCPYDIPRENEESLIMSKCDMCNDRVMNGLVPACVKSCPTGTMNFGDLDDMKELAEERLAEVKKVYPNAVLGDPNAVRVIYLFHEQPRQFHPRAVADAGPRRYTRKQALARLFRPAGRVS is encoded by the coding sequence ATGGATGGAAAAGGATTTTTTATAGATCTTACGAAATGCACAGCCTGCCGTGGATGTCAGGTTGCATGCAAGCAGTGGCATAAGCTGCCGGCTGAGGAAACCCGCAACTGGGGCTCACACCAGAATCCCAGAGATCTGTCCTTCATAACCTATAAGCTGGTATTCATGAAGGAAATCGAAGAAAACGATAAACTGAAAAACTGGCTGTTTTTTCCTGACCAGTGCAGGCATTGCCTTAGCCCTCCATGTAAAATGGTGGGTGACATGGATGATGAAAAGGCTATTTTGGAAGACTGGAATACAGGGGCAATTCTGTTTACTCAGCGTACTCAGAATCTATTCTTTGACGAGATTCGCAACTCATGTCCTTATGATATTCCCAGGGAAAATGAAGAAAGCCTGATTATGTCCAAGTGCGATATGTGCAATGACCGTGTGATGAATGGATTAGTACCTGCCTGTGTTAAGAGTTGTCCTACCGGCACCATGAACTTTGGTGACCTTGACGACATGAAAGAGCTGGCAGAAGAAAGGCTGGCAGAGGTTAAAAAGGTTTACCCCAATGCAGTGCTGGGCGACCCCAATGCAGTGCGAGTGATTTACCTCTTCCACGAACAGCCAAGGCAGTTTCATCCCAGGGCTGTGGCAGACGCCGGGCCAAGACGCTATACCCGTAAGCAGGCATTGGCCAGATTGTTCAGGCCTGCAGGTAGAGTGAGCTAA
- a CDS encoding amidohydrolase family protein — protein sequence MYTDFHTHIFHPKIADKVLDHLQLHYGIQPVGTGLTDDLLMRLDMSGIKRAVVLTAATTPDQVIPANNWSMHLNKTYTQLQAFGTLHPGFKDWENELERLEQNSIIGLKFHPDFQGYDLADPLLSPIFEAVGNRFILMFHVGDRLPPDQNPSSPGKLAVIRKNFPDLVIVAAHLGGYLHWDHALHFLAGTDVFLDTSSSLPFISRELLMKILKKHSLERILFGSDYPLFDPGKEIELLNTKACLSSKELETVLSNGARILEKF from the coding sequence ATGTATACAGATTTTCATACTCATATTTTTCATCCCAAAATCGCTGACAAGGTGCTGGACCATCTCCAACTGCACTATGGAATTCAGCCCGTTGGCACAGGACTTACTGATGATCTGCTGATGCGTTTAGATATGTCCGGGATTAAAAGGGCTGTTGTTCTTACTGCCGCAACAACTCCTGACCAGGTCATCCCAGCCAACAACTGGTCCATGCACCTGAATAAAACCTACACTCAGCTGCAAGCTTTTGGTACTCTTCACCCTGGATTCAAAGACTGGGAAAATGAATTGGAGCGCTTAGAGCAAAACAGCATTATCGGCCTTAAATTTCATCCTGACTTCCAAGGCTATGATCTTGCTGATCCTTTATTGAGTCCTATATTCGAAGCTGTCGGAAACAGATTCATTCTTATGTTTCATGTGGGAGACAGACTTCCTCCGGATCAAAATCCATCCAGCCCAGGAAAACTTGCTGTCATCCGAAAAAACTTTCCTGACCTGGTAATAGTTGCCGCTCATCTTGGCGGATATCTGCATTGGGATCATGCCTTGCACTTTTTAGCAGGAACTGATGTATTCTTAGATACTTCCAGCAGTCTGCCTTTCATCTCTCGAGAGTTGCTAATGAAAATACTTAAAAAACATTCTTTGGAAAGGATACTTTTTGGAAGTGATTATCCGCTTTTTGATCCCGGAAAGGAAATAGAACTGCTCAACACTAAGGCCTGCCTGTCTTCAAAAGAACTTGAGACCGTGCTCAGCAACGGGGCGAGAATTTTAGAAAAATTTTAA
- the cbiE gene encoding precorrin-6y C5,15-methyltransferase (decarboxylating) subunit CbiE: protein MQQKKVVIVGCGPGSEEYLTYQAQQEVRMAEVVIGPPRLVRLFAEINGQVIYPAQNIADTLKDIEQQLHNKKRTTVLVSGDPGCFSLSRIITERLGPERCRVIPGISSVQLAAARLCLDWSRSQVLSVHGRPVSTIASKINSNNPLFIMLGNNLSELAPLLEMTMRKKKVYLLQNLGMESEEIHELRCTEDFHQNISSAALLVVK, encoded by the coding sequence TTGCAGCAGAAAAAAGTAGTCATTGTCGGATGTGGACCTGGTTCTGAAGAATATCTTACTTATCAGGCCCAACAGGAAGTCCGCATGGCAGAAGTAGTTATTGGACCTCCCAGGCTGGTCCGTCTGTTTGCTGAAATTAACGGACAGGTCATTTACCCGGCCCAAAACATTGCTGACACCCTGAAGGACATTGAACAGCAGCTTCACAATAAAAAACGTACAACCGTCCTGGTCAGTGGAGACCCCGGATGCTTCAGCTTGAGCAGGATAATTACAGAACGACTTGGTCCGGAAAGATGCAGGGTCATTCCAGGCATCAGCTCAGTTCAGCTGGCAGCGGCCAGGCTTTGCTTAGACTGGAGTAGATCGCAGGTCTTAAGTGTTCATGGCAGGCCTGTTTCCACAATTGCCTCAAAAATCAACAGCAATAATCCACTATTTATTATGCTGGGAAATAATCTAAGTGAACTCGCTCCATTACTGGAAATGACAATGCGCAAAAAAAAGGTGTATCTTCTGCAGAATCTGGGAATGGAAAGTGAAGAAATCCATGAGCTTCGCTGTACTGAAGACTTTCATCAGAATATCTCAAGCGCTGCTCTGCTGGTAGTGAAGTAG
- a CDS encoding transglutaminase family protein, whose amino-acid sequence MIFTVNHTTFYQYSKNVFLEPHTLRLFPRSDPAQSILEHRLKINPEPAGMSKALDLWGNSYAQVWFNDLHHSLKIVSICRVKTQRQNPFDYFLPVNARTIPVQLSPLEKLDLKSCLQTLYPDHVDHLNELQKLSRQFIEDSRESVAEFLLNLNSWIFSEFQREERQAPGIIAPCTLLNSRTGSCRDLSVLFIEICRSAGIPARFVSGYQEGDPDLPQAELHAWAEVYLPAIGWRGYDPTYGLAVADRHIALAASPWPEQTMPVSGNIRGTGATSTMTHEVVMRSFDSN is encoded by the coding sequence TTGATATTTACTGTTAACCATACCACCTTTTATCAATATTCCAAAAATGTTTTCCTTGAACCTCACACCTTGAGGCTTTTTCCCCGCTCTGATCCAGCCCAGAGTATTCTGGAACACAGGCTTAAGATTAACCCTGAACCTGCCGGCATGTCCAAAGCTCTTGATCTGTGGGGAAACTCATATGCTCAAGTATGGTTCAATGATCTGCATCACTCTTTGAAGATAGTTTCCATTTGCCGGGTTAAGACCCAGCGGCAAAATCCTTTTGACTATTTTCTTCCAGTAAATGCCAGAACCATACCTGTTCAGCTTAGCCCATTAGAAAAACTTGACCTCAAGTCATGTTTGCAAACCTTGTATCCAGACCACGTTGATCACTTAAATGAACTGCAGAAGCTAAGCAGACAATTTATTGAAGATAGCCGGGAGAGTGTTGCTGAGTTCCTGCTCAACCTCAATTCCTGGATATTCTCCGAGTTTCAAAGAGAGGAAAGGCAAGCTCCCGGTATTATTGCTCCCTGCACACTTTTGAACTCCAGAACAGGCTCATGCAGAGACTTATCGGTTTTGTTTATTGAAATATGTCGCAGTGCCGGAATCCCGGCCAGATTTGTCAGCGGATACCAGGAAGGTGACCCTGACCTGCCTCAGGCAGAACTCCATGCCTGGGCAGAGGTTTACCTGCCTGCCATTGGCTGGCGAGGATACGACCCAACTTACGGCCTGGCTGTGGCAGACCGGCACATTGCTCTGGCAGCTTCACCATGGCCTGAACAAACTATGCCGGTTAGCGGAAATATCCGGGGCACTGGCGCAACATCCACCATGACCCATGAGGTGGTTATGAGGAGCTTTGACAGTAATTGA
- a CDS encoding peptidase — MTFCLGITVSDGLVGIADTRIMSGNELTTAPKVSCYSFENGYGAFFMMTSGLRSVRDKVMTYLDEAISMADEPYDRMYKAANAVSEQIRKVAGEDREYLERSGLNFNIHVLIGGQLKNDAEHQLYLIYPEGNWVIITHGTPFHIIGESGYGKPVLDRTLKFTDNIGFALKVGCLAFDSTRISASDVDFPVDVVLYYKDSNQLVEHRFEKSDLAEISTWWQEKLRSLVHELPSEWIDNIAAKLTKVQKSQILQAKNQGRVI, encoded by the coding sequence ATGACCTTTTGCCTCGGAATTACTGTCAGCGACGGACTGGTCGGAATTGCAGATACCAGGATCATGTCCGGAAACGAGCTGACTACAGCCCCAAAAGTTTCCTGTTACAGCTTTGAGAACGGCTACGGTGCATTCTTTATGATGACTTCAGGTCTGAGGTCTGTCCGGGACAAGGTGATGACCTATCTTGATGAGGCCATTTCCATGGCTGACGAGCCCTATGACCGAATGTACAAGGCAGCTAATGCTGTGTCGGAGCAGATCAGAAAGGTGGCCGGGGAAGACCGGGAGTACCTGGAGCGTAGCGGCCTGAACTTCAACATCCATGTCCTCATAGGAGGACAACTCAAAAACGATGCTGAACATCAGCTGTATCTAATATACCCTGAAGGCAACTGGGTCATTATTACCCATGGCACTCCTTTTCATATAATTGGCGAAAGCGGATACGGCAAACCTGTGCTGGATCGAACTCTTAAGTTCACTGACAATATCGGTTTTGCACTGAAAGTTGGATGTCTGGCATTTGATTCCACACGTATCAGTGCTTCTGACGTAGATTTTCCTGTAGATGTTGTTTTATACTATAAGGACAGCAACCAGCTTGTGGAGCATCGCTTTGAAAAATCAGACCTTGCTGAAATATCCACCTGGTGGCAGGAAAAACTGCGCTCACTTGTTCATGAACTACCTTCAGAATGGATTGATAACATTGCCGCAAAGCTGACAAAAGTACAAAAATCACAAATCCTGCAAGCCAAAAATCAAGGCAGAGTCATTTGA